From one Phocoena sinus isolate mPhoSin1 chromosome 6, mPhoSin1.pri, whole genome shotgun sequence genomic stretch:
- the LOC116755537 gene encoding transcription and mRNA export factor ENY2-like: MVASKMNKDAQMREAINQKLIETGERECLKEWLRAKLTECGWKDQLKAHCKEVIKEKGLEHITVDDLVAEITPKGRALVPDSVKKELLQRIRTFLAQHASL, translated from the coding sequence ATGGTGGCTAGCAAGATGAACAAAGATGCGCAGATGAGAGAAGCAATTAACCAAAAGTTGATAGAAACTGGAGAAAGAGAATGCCTCAAAGAGTGGCTGAGAGCTAAATTAACTGAATGTGGCTGGAAGGATCAGTTGAAGGCACACtgtaaagaggtaattaaagaaaaaggactAGAACACATTACTGTTGATGACTTGGTGGCTGAAATCACACCAAAAGGCAGAGCCCTGGTACCTGACAGTGTAAAGAAGGAGCTCCTACAAAGAATAAGAACATTCCTTGCTCAGCATGCCAGCCTTTAA